From the Nocardiopsis changdeensis genome, one window contains:
- a CDS encoding sensor histidine kinase: MNQETASPSAAQRRHLRTARRMTTYTVFVTPVIVVLWPVIEFVQTRVHGNPGWPEAVSLVLLTGSSVCMGPLLVDRMRGEAAPDPRLYVASVLLAWSGALFLRVEVYMVSALGAWLSVMLHLHRDGRRSALLGLLTALVPWVAWPFLYPDSHAGVFAVFWAGGVLMWALFYLGCTVSFRLWDIVRDAFAAQEAKARLAVAEERLRFTRDLQDLLGQDLSVLATRAARAERNVSRAPEEARAEAAEVHALARDALRRVRAAVSGYRELDLAEEVRSVTAALEADGTRTTVTGLGGLDPSPAEASLAAWVVREVGTDVLRRSGATRCRIAFSRDPGTGRAVVEVSDDRARRGGETGPAGVTDGLADRVGREGGTLEAVRTEDGGHLLRVHLPVGATPSSEAEETR; encoded by the coding sequence GTGAACCAGGAGACCGCGTCCCCGAGCGCCGCGCAGCGGCGCCACCTGCGGACGGCCCGCCGGATGACCACGTACACGGTGTTCGTGACGCCCGTGATCGTGGTCCTGTGGCCCGTGATCGAGTTCGTCCAGACGCGCGTGCACGGCAACCCCGGCTGGCCGGAGGCCGTGTCCCTGGTCCTGCTCACCGGATCCTCCGTGTGCATGGGCCCCCTCCTGGTCGACCGGATGCGCGGGGAGGCGGCCCCGGACCCGCGCCTGTACGTCGCTTCGGTGCTCCTGGCCTGGTCGGGGGCGCTGTTCCTGCGGGTCGAGGTGTACATGGTCTCCGCCCTGGGCGCGTGGCTGTCGGTCATGCTGCACCTGCACCGCGACGGGCGCCGGTCCGCCCTGCTGGGACTGCTGACCGCCCTGGTCCCGTGGGTCGCCTGGCCGTTCCTGTACCCGGACTCCCACGCCGGGGTGTTCGCGGTCTTCTGGGCGGGCGGGGTCCTCATGTGGGCCCTCTTCTACCTGGGCTGCACCGTCTCCTTCCGGCTCTGGGACATCGTGCGCGACGCCTTCGCGGCCCAGGAGGCCAAGGCCCGGCTGGCGGTGGCCGAGGAGCGGCTGAGGTTCACCCGCGACCTCCAGGACCTGCTGGGGCAGGACCTGAGCGTGCTGGCGACCCGGGCCGCGCGGGCGGAGCGGAACGTGTCCCGGGCCCCGGAGGAGGCCCGCGCCGAGGCGGCCGAGGTGCACGCGCTGGCCCGCGACGCGCTGCGCCGGGTCCGCGCCGCGGTCAGCGGCTACCGGGAGCTGGACCTGGCCGAGGAGGTGCGCTCGGTGACGGCGGCCCTGGAGGCCGACGGGACCCGGACCACCGTGACGGGGCTGGGCGGCCTGGACCCCTCCCCGGCGGAGGCGTCCCTGGCGGCCTGGGTGGTGCGCGAGGTCGGCACCGACGTGCTCCGGCGCAGCGGCGCCACCCGCTGCCGCATCGCCTTCTCCCGGGACCCCGGCACCGGGCGGGCGGTGGTGGAGGTCTCCGACGACCGGGCCCGCCGGGGAGGGGAGACCGGACCCGCCGGTGTGACGGACGGGCTGGCCGACCGGGTGGGCCGGGAGGGCGGCACCCTGGAGGCGGTGCGCACGGAGGACGGCGGCCACCTCCTGCGCGTCCACCTGCCCGTCGGCGCGACCCCCTCTTCCGAAGCCGAGGAGACCCGTTGA
- a CDS encoding sensor histidine kinase: MTSPREREGAPTPSEDRHDRTMRFARLIIMVTMGMVAMMLGGIPLFEVVLSGPSDDPWRPLAALGTSLPLTVLVLLLMRDRIDGRRVPDPLLYWGSLALLAVTSVLLRDAMLTMGLYASWWSVGVFAAPRRWGVPVTLVLLAAPWAIYLTERPDLPFASHLLFWAGAIVWALLMASGSMATIWLWDITRQAVEGQSARARLAVTEERLRFARDMHDLLGHSLSALAVKAELAGRLVDRAPERAEKELREVHGLAREALGQVRAAVDGYREPDLAEEVASVRGVLETAGVRVEVTGLEDLEGPEVPAGTTAPIAWAVREGGTNVLRHSDATRCRIDFSLVGGEGGRALVVEMSNDGARGADGGRGNGLSGLSERLSAAGGGLTAARTREGGFLLRAVLPL, translated from the coding sequence TTGACCTCCCCCCGTGAACGCGAGGGCGCGCCGACGCCCTCCGAGGACCGGCACGACCGCACGATGCGCTTCGCCCGCCTGATCATCATGGTCACGATGGGCATGGTGGCGATGATGCTGGGCGGCATCCCGCTCTTCGAGGTCGTCCTCTCCGGGCCGTCGGACGACCCGTGGCGGCCGCTGGCCGCCCTGGGCACGTCGCTCCCCCTGACCGTGCTGGTCCTGCTGCTGATGCGGGACCGGATCGACGGCCGCAGGGTTCCCGACCCCCTCCTCTACTGGGGATCGCTCGCCCTGCTCGCCGTCACCTCCGTCCTGCTCCGGGACGCGATGCTGACGATGGGCCTGTACGCCTCCTGGTGGTCCGTGGGGGTGTTCGCGGCCCCGCGCCGCTGGGGGGTCCCCGTCACGCTGGTGCTGCTGGCGGCCCCGTGGGCGATCTACCTCACCGAGAGGCCGGACCTCCCCTTCGCCTCCCACCTGCTCTTCTGGGCCGGGGCCATCGTGTGGGCGCTGCTGATGGCCTCCGGCTCCATGGCCACCATCTGGCTGTGGGACATCACCCGGCAGGCGGTGGAGGGGCAGTCCGCCCGGGCCCGGCTGGCGGTCACCGAGGAACGGCTGCGGTTCGCCCGCGACATGCACGACCTGCTCGGGCACAGCCTGTCGGCGCTGGCGGTCAAGGCCGAGCTGGCCGGGCGGCTCGTCGACCGGGCCCCCGAACGCGCGGAGAAGGAGCTGCGCGAGGTCCACGGCCTCGCCCGGGAGGCGCTGGGCCAGGTGCGCGCGGCGGTCGACGGGTACCGGGAGCCGGACCTGGCCGAGGAGGTCGCCTCGGTGCGCGGCGTCCTGGAGACGGCCGGGGTCCGGGTGGAGGTCACCGGACTGGAGGACCTGGAGGGCCCGGAGGTCCCCGCGGGGACGACCGCGCCGATCGCGTGGGCGGTGCGCGAGGGCGGCACCAACGTGCTGCGGCACAGCGACGCCACCCGCTGCCGGATCGACTTCTCCCTGGTCGGCGGGGAGGGCGGCCGGGCCCTCGTGGTGGAGATGTCCAACGACGGGGCCCGCGGCGCCGACGGCGGCAGGGGGAACGGCCTGAGCGGGCTGTCCGAGCGGCTGTCGGCGGCGGGCGGCGGGCTCACGGCGGCGCGCACGCGCGAGGGCGGGTTCCTGCTGCGCGCCGTACTGCCCCTCTGA
- a CDS encoding response regulator transcription factor: MNAHEAKTVRIGLHLGGALLARRIRAVLAGRDWSVTELGAAPGPGELDGLDVLLLRSGAIAELPGRREHPGPACVVLLEGESDPRFVEVARWGAHAIVDRDDLDGNITHAIEQALAGAVWISPTFAGRWMELMPPILRADLGTAEPLFGESLTRREQEVLDLLTQGLSNSQIADRLILSTGAIKFHVSNLLRKFGCDRRSQLIARHGAGAGRVRTAV; this comes from the coding sequence ATGAACGCACACGAGGCGAAGACCGTCCGCATCGGCCTGCACCTGGGCGGAGCACTGCTGGCCCGGCGCATCCGCGCGGTGCTGGCGGGGCGCGACTGGTCGGTGACCGAGCTCGGCGCCGCACCCGGCCCCGGCGAGCTGGACGGCCTGGACGTCCTGCTGCTGCGCAGCGGCGCGATCGCCGAGCTGCCCGGCCGCCGCGAGCACCCCGGCCCGGCCTGCGTCGTCTTACTGGAGGGCGAGTCCGACCCGCGCTTCGTCGAGGTGGCCCGCTGGGGCGCCCACGCCATCGTGGACCGGGACGACCTGGACGGCAACATCACCCACGCCATCGAACAGGCCCTGGCCGGGGCGGTGTGGATCTCGCCGACCTTCGCCGGCCGGTGGATGGAGCTGATGCCGCCGATCCTGAGAGCCGACCTCGGCACGGCCGAGCCCCTGTTCGGGGAGAGCCTGACCCGGCGCGAGCAGGAGGTGCTGGACCTGCTCACCCAGGGCCTGTCCAACTCGCAGATCGCCGACCGGCTCATCCTCAGCACCGGGGCGATCAAGTTCCACGTCTCCAACCTGCTGCGCAAGTTCGGCTGCGACCGCCGCTCCCAGCTCATCGCCCGGCACGGCGCGGGCGCCGGGCGTGTCCGGACCGCGGTCTGA
- a CDS encoding ABC transporter ATP-binding protein, translating to MNTDAPAPEPPVGLRGLLSYARPHSLALWSGGLITTVAALLTLAQPMVAKYFLDGMAVGGGPDVTLILVLSALLVFATVLASVGNYLTERTAEGIVHGVRRDLVRRIMRLRMSVLDHGSPGDLLSRVVSDSNQLRTATTRDLVDLFIGALQFVGIIVLMGYLDLGLLALLLAVVVVVGFAFGAVVPRIRRASLNVQEALGEMGSTLERSLNSLRTIKASGSEEREIAVVTAASERALQQGKRAAVWFSAGSMSTGLLVQVSFLIILGVGGARAATGGLDLSVLVAFLLYLFYLTGPITQLTSSISGLQAGLASLQRIREVQAMPNEEETGAVSWTPASADRPASVSFRNVRFGYDPQVPLFEELTFDVPAGGMTAFVGPSAAGKSTVFSLVERFYEPQAGSVRMDGRDITEWPLDRLRAGIGYVEQEAPVLSGTLRENLLMAAPEATEEELADIISRTRLEGLVGRLENGLDTLVGHRGVALSGGERQRVAIARALLRRPRLLLLDEATSQLDSINEQALQETIREASRITTVMVIAHRLATVREADRILVLERGRIRSTGTHEELVESDELYMELSMHQFAGAEAAPVGAGAQG from the coding sequence GTGAACACCGACGCGCCCGCACCCGAACCCCCGGTGGGCCTGCGCGGCCTGCTGTCCTACGCCCGGCCGCACTCCCTCGCCCTGTGGTCCGGCGGCCTGATCACCACCGTCGCCGCGCTGCTCACCCTGGCCCAGCCGATGGTCGCCAAGTACTTCCTGGACGGGATGGCGGTGGGCGGGGGCCCCGACGTCACACTCATCCTGGTGCTGTCCGCGCTGCTGGTGTTCGCGACGGTCCTGGCCTCCGTCGGCAACTACCTGACCGAGCGCACGGCCGAGGGCATCGTGCACGGTGTGCGCCGCGACCTGGTGCGGCGCATCATGCGGCTGCGCATGTCGGTGCTCGACCACGGCAGCCCCGGCGACCTGCTCTCCCGGGTGGTGTCCGACAGCAACCAGCTGCGCACCGCGACCACCCGCGACCTGGTGGACCTGTTCATCGGCGCACTCCAGTTCGTCGGCATCATCGTGCTCATGGGCTACCTCGACCTGGGGCTGCTGGCCCTGCTGCTGGCCGTGGTCGTGGTGGTCGGCTTCGCGTTCGGGGCCGTCGTGCCGCGCATCCGGCGGGCCAGCCTGAACGTCCAGGAGGCCCTGGGCGAGATGGGCTCGACCCTGGAGCGGTCGCTGAACTCGCTGCGCACCATCAAGGCCAGCGGTTCGGAGGAGCGCGAGATCGCCGTCGTGACGGCCGCCTCCGAGCGGGCGCTCCAGCAGGGGAAGCGCGCCGCGGTGTGGTTCTCCGCCGGGAGCATGTCCACCGGGCTGCTGGTCCAGGTGTCGTTCCTCATCATCCTGGGTGTGGGCGGGGCCCGCGCCGCCACCGGCGGCCTGGACCTGTCCGTCCTGGTGGCGTTCCTGCTGTACCTCTTCTACCTGACCGGTCCGATCACCCAGCTGACCAGCTCGATCAGCGGCCTCCAGGCGGGCCTGGCCTCGCTCCAGCGCATCCGCGAGGTCCAGGCGATGCCGAACGAGGAGGAGACCGGCGCCGTGAGCTGGACCCCGGCGTCCGCCGACCGGCCCGCGTCGGTGTCCTTCCGCAACGTGCGGTTCGGGTACGACCCGCAGGTGCCCCTGTTCGAGGAGCTGACCTTCGACGTCCCCGCCGGGGGCATGACCGCGTTCGTCGGCCCCTCCGCGGCGGGCAAGAGCACGGTCTTCTCACTGGTCGAGCGGTTCTACGAGCCCCAGGCCGGCAGCGTCCGGATGGACGGCCGGGACATCACCGAGTGGCCGCTGGACCGGCTGCGCGCCGGGATCGGGTACGTGGAGCAGGAGGCCCCGGTGCTCTCCGGCACCCTGCGCGAGAACCTGCTGATGGCCGCCCCCGAGGCCACCGAGGAGGAGCTGGCCGACATCATCTCCCGCACCCGTCTGGAGGGGCTGGTCGGCCGGCTGGAGAACGGTCTGGACACCCTGGTCGGCCACCGCGGCGTCGCCCTCTCCGGCGGCGAGCGCCAGCGGGTGGCGATCGCCCGGGCCCTGCTGCGCCGTCCCCGGCTGCTCCTGCTGGACGAGGCCACCTCACAGCTCGACTCGATCAACGAGCAGGCCCTCCAGGAGACCATCCGGGAGGCGTCGCGGATCACCACCGTGATGGTGATCGCCCACCGGCTGGCGACCGTGCGCGAGGCGGACCGCATCCTGGTCCTGGAGCGCGGCCGCATCCGGTCGACGGGCACCCACGAGGAGCTGGTGGAGTCCGACGAGCTGTACATGGAGCTGTCCATGCACCAGTTCGCCGGCGCCGAGGCCGCCCCGGTGGGGGCCGGTGCGCAGGGCTGA
- a CDS encoding M16 family metallopeptidase, which produces MRVHDLRSRTLPNGLRVCCLPHGDTPLAELRMVVPGTSRTPGELFRAQLRASLAVLHTGAGDTSREDLESSAVEVHGSASPWATVLSGGCGTADLDRTLRYLAEAVRSPDIDPGEAEREYGRQRALLEASAAYPQHRAVDGLYRGLYGDHLAGNRAGAGRHPLPAEPSAEDLRVPAGTWGPREAMLLVVGGSLDAEEVFAAVHRAFGGWDSPAPGWVVPPVPALAPGAPAVVHVPGTDRAHVRLRADAVSSEDDRYAPLFLALNTLSGGAVSTRLSRNLRNDHGYVYGVNAYVDSFPGANLIAVEAETAAATAGPVLAGIAEELSGMVLDPPTEEEFRAAQRFAAGCMRTRLTSLAEVTGSLMDMALNGEDPMRLADFADQLARVTHDEVVDVSREFFRPERFTGIVCGDASLLGTPEPLTAPTTPHQPAEEVVL; this is translated from the coding sequence ATGCGCGTCCACGACCTGCGGAGCCGGACCCTGCCCAACGGGCTGCGCGTGTGCTGCCTGCCGCACGGGGACACCCCCCTGGCGGAGCTGCGGATGGTGGTCCCCGGGACGAGCCGGACGCCCGGCGAGCTGTTCCGGGCCCAGCTGCGGGCCTCGCTCGCAGTGCTGCACACCGGAGCGGGCGACACCTCCCGCGAGGACCTGGAGTCCTCCGCCGTGGAGGTGCACGGCTCCGCCTCGCCCTGGGCGACCGTCCTGTCGGGGGGCTGCGGCACCGCCGACCTCGACCGAACGCTGCGCTACCTGGCCGAGGCGGTGCGCTCACCCGACATCGACCCCGGGGAGGCGGAGCGGGAGTACGGGCGCCAGCGCGCCCTGCTGGAGGCGTCCGCCGCGTACCCCCAGCACCGGGCGGTCGACGGCCTGTACCGGGGGCTCTACGGGGACCACCTGGCGGGCAACCGGGCGGGCGCCGGGCGCCACCCGCTGCCCGCCGAGCCCTCCGCCGAGGACCTGCGGGTCCCCGCGGGCACCTGGGGCCCCCGGGAGGCGATGCTGCTCGTCGTGGGCGGCTCGCTGGACGCCGAGGAGGTCTTCGCGGCCGTCCACCGCGCCTTCGGCGGCTGGGACTCCCCCGCCCCCGGGTGGGTCGTGCCCCCCGTCCCCGCACTGGCCCCGGGCGCGCCCGCCGTGGTCCACGTCCCCGGTACCGACCGGGCCCACGTGAGACTGCGCGCCGACGCGGTGTCCAGCGAGGACGACCGCTACGCGCCCCTGTTCCTGGCCCTGAACACCCTCAGCGGCGGGGCCGTGTCCACCCGCCTCAGCCGCAACCTGCGCAACGACCACGGCTACGTGTACGGCGTCAACGCCTACGTCGACTCCTTCCCCGGCGCGAACCTCATCGCGGTGGAGGCCGAGACCGCGGCGGCCACCGCCGGACCGGTCCTGGCCGGGATCGCCGAGGAGCTGTCCGGGATGGTCCTGGACCCGCCCACGGAGGAGGAGTTCCGCGCGGCGCAGCGGTTCGCCGCCGGATGCATGCGCACCCGCCTGACCTCGCTGGCCGAGGTCACCGGCAGCCTCATGGACATGGCCCTGAACGGCGAGGACCCCATGCGGCTCGCCGACTTCGCCGACCAGCTGGCCCGGGTGACCCACGACGAGGTCGTGGACGTCTCCCGGGAGTTCTTCCGTCCCGAACGCTTCACCGGGATCGTCTGTGGCGACGCCTCCCTACTCGGAACCCCGGAGCCGCTCACCGCACCCACCACACCCCACCAACCGGCCGAGGAGGTCGTCCTGTGA
- a CDS encoding M16 family metallopeptidase, whose amino-acid sequence MTTATAPPRTLHRTLSNGLRVRVLPLRSVSAVGIALHFGTGFRSDPPEFPGLAHLVEHLLFQGDGAAGHFTGIEALGGFCNASTRQDYTDYYTVVPSDHAEEMLALEARRVREPELTEAGLRTQIRVIEEEIGAKGRKPYGRFPWPALSPVLFRSYANAHDGFGDPAALSRATLEDCRGFLEEYCTASNAVLTVSGDIDPLRALDLAEAHFGTLPARPAPPRPHHWEPEPEGTVTGTAHDPLAARPGFALGYRTPDAAVDPAAHFGLALVAELLAGGPGALVPRRLAEVTGQALGVSARDGLFDLLDARDPDMWVLSAVHPADVERDVILDAVRGQVGRLAEHGPTDTELARARARRLAAFHRRTDQLAARTRAVGRGELLFGDGDLPATVHRGFTEATAEDVAAAARLLTREHRALLVLSPGEGGEH is encoded by the coding sequence ATGACCACCGCCACCGCACCGCCGCGCACCCTGCACCGGACCCTGTCCAACGGGCTGCGCGTCCGCGTCCTCCCGCTGCGCTCGGTGAGCGCCGTGGGGATCGCCCTGCACTTCGGCACCGGCTTCCGGTCCGACCCCCCGGAGTTCCCCGGGCTCGCCCACCTGGTGGAGCACCTGCTGTTCCAGGGCGACGGCGCGGCCGGGCACTTCACCGGCATCGAGGCCCTGGGCGGGTTCTGCAACGCCTCCACCCGGCAGGACTACACCGACTACTACACCGTCGTCCCCTCCGACCACGCCGAGGAGATGCTGGCCCTGGAGGCCCGGCGCGTCCGCGAGCCGGAGCTCACCGAGGCGGGGCTGCGCACCCAGATCCGGGTCATCGAGGAGGAGATCGGCGCCAAGGGCCGCAAGCCCTACGGCCGGTTCCCGTGGCCGGCGCTGTCGCCGGTGCTGTTCCGGTCCTACGCCAACGCCCACGACGGGTTCGGCGACCCGGCGGCGCTGTCCCGGGCCACCCTGGAGGACTGCCGGGGCTTCCTGGAGGAGTACTGCACGGCGTCCAACGCGGTGCTGACCGTCAGCGGCGACATCGACCCGCTGCGGGCGCTCGACCTGGCCGAGGCCCACTTCGGGACGCTCCCGGCCCGGCCCGCGCCGCCGCGCCCGCACCACTGGGAGCCGGAGCCCGAGGGGACCGTGACGGGCACCGCGCACGACCCGCTGGCGGCCCGGCCCGGGTTCGCCCTCGGCTACCGGACCCCCGACGCCGCGGTCGACCCGGCGGCGCACTTCGGTCTGGCCCTGGTCGCCGAGCTGCTGGCCGGCGGCCCCGGGGCGCTGGTGCCGCGCCGCCTGGCGGAGGTCACCGGTCAGGCCCTGGGGGTGTCGGCCCGCGACGGGCTCTTCGACCTGCTGGACGCGCGCGACCCCGACATGTGGGTCCTGTCCGCGGTCCACCCCGCCGACGTGGAGCGCGACGTGATCCTCGACGCCGTCCGCGGGCAGGTCGGGCGGCTGGCCGAGCACGGCCCCACGGACACCGAGCTGGCCCGTGCGCGGGCCCGGCGGCTGGCCGCCTTCCACCGCCGGACCGACCAGCTCGCCGCCCGCACCCGCGCGGTCGGCCGCGGGGAGCTGCTGTTCGGCGACGGCGACCTGCCGGCGACCGTCCACCGCGGCTTCACGGAGGCGACCGCCGAGGACGTCGCCGCCGCCGCCCGGCTGCTGACCCGGGAGCACCGCGCCCTGCTGGTGCTCTCCCCCGGAGAAGGAGGGGAACACTGA
- a CDS encoding flavoprotein: MAEEAPHPDLFPELGAERLLVIVTGSLAATHMTSWSPWLSMGYPRLRRRVVLTSSATRFVSHTALTAMEPNPVLVDAWSDDPTEKPLHVDLAVWPDAVIVYPASFHFLARFAVGLGDTPAMLALQCTSAPVAVAPSVPPGAAGSLVYRKHVEALRERDNVVVVDPVPGMSAHTGGYDAAVAAPLPDVLTGVESLRRTLVGVGTPC; the protein is encoded by the coding sequence GTGGCTGAGGAGGCACCGCACCCCGACCTGTTCCCCGAACTCGGGGCCGAACGCCTGCTGGTCATCGTGACCGGCTCGCTGGCGGCCACCCACATGACGTCCTGGTCCCCCTGGCTGAGCATGGGCTACCCGCGGCTGCGCCGCCGGGTGGTGCTGACCTCGTCGGCGACCCGGTTCGTGTCCCACACCGCGCTCACCGCGATGGAGCCCAACCCGGTGCTGGTGGACGCCTGGTCCGACGACCCCACCGAGAAGCCGCTGCACGTGGACCTGGCGGTCTGGCCGGACGCCGTCATCGTCTACCCGGCGTCGTTCCACTTCCTGGCCCGGTTCGCCGTGGGCCTGGGCGACACCCCGGCGATGCTCGCGCTCCAGTGCACGTCCGCGCCGGTGGCCGTCGCGCCGTCCGTGCCCCCGGGTGCGGCCGGATCGCTGGTGTACCGCAAGCACGTGGAGGCGCTGCGCGAGCGCGACAACGTGGTGGTGGTCGACCCGGTCCCGGGGATGAGCGCGCACACCGGCGGCTACGACGCCGCCGTCGCCGCCCCGCTGCCCGACGTCCTGACCGGCGTGGAGTCCCTGCGCCGCACCCTGGTGGGGGTGGGGACGCCGTGCTGA
- a CDS encoding LLM class flavin-dependent oxidoreductase, protein MSARAHLSVIQPQQPERPQLVEPVAKLVQETALHRLWMGQSLNAETHQVLAYLAGRGHRVPVGIGVTLMPLRHPFEAAVQARSLARITGKPVVVGYGPATPGLVGALRGRPYDTPARTSAEYALAVRDLLDGGPAEESVNEAFHQGEGLVLPEIGRFPRVEVGLGVLRSGMARRAGGAADVAITWLTPAHHVHDTIAPALAEGAARAGRPAPPRIATVVHAAVARPGRDPRRLALRGASTHLGLPHYTEMLRRAGVPADPADPESGAAALVDKGVYLYGTPEEVAKGLLDYEHAGVSEIVVNPAGVVNTEGIRSAVADVREIAQAWEELRG, encoded by the coding sequence ATGTCGGCCCGAGCGCACCTGAGCGTGATCCAGCCCCAACAGCCCGAACGCCCCCAGCTCGTCGAACCCGTGGCGAAGCTGGTCCAGGAGACCGCCCTGCACCGGCTGTGGATGGGGCAGTCCCTGAACGCCGAGACCCACCAGGTACTGGCCTACCTGGCCGGGCGCGGCCACCGCGTCCCCGTCGGCATCGGCGTCACCCTGATGCCGCTGCGGCACCCCTTCGAGGCGGCCGTCCAGGCCCGCAGCCTGGCCCGCATCACCGGCAAGCCCGTGGTGGTGGGCTACGGCCCGGCCACGCCGGGCCTGGTCGGCGCGCTGCGCGGGCGGCCCTACGACACCCCGGCGCGGACCTCCGCCGAGTACGCCCTGGCCGTCCGCGACCTGCTCGACGGCGGCCCGGCCGAGGAGTCCGTGAACGAGGCGTTCCACCAGGGCGAGGGCCTGGTCCTGCCGGAGATCGGCCGGTTCCCCCGCGTCGAGGTGGGCCTGGGCGTGCTGCGCAGCGGGATGGCCCGCCGGGCCGGGGGCGCGGCCGACGTCGCCATCACGTGGCTGACCCCCGCCCACCACGTGCACGACACCATCGCCCCGGCGCTGGCCGAGGGCGCCGCACGGGCCGGGCGGCCCGCCCCGCCGCGGATCGCCACCGTGGTCCACGCGGCGGTCGCGCGCCCGGGCCGCGACCCGCGGCGGCTGGCGCTGCGCGGGGCGAGCACCCACCTGGGCCTGCCGCACTACACCGAGATGCTGCGCAGGGCGGGGGTGCCGGCCGACCCGGCCGACCCCGAGTCGGGCGCCGCCGCCCTGGTCGACAAGGGCGTGTACCTGTACGGGACCCCGGAGGAGGTCGCCAAGGGCCTGCTCGACTACGAGCACGCCGGGGTGAGCGAGATCGTCGTCAACCCCGCCGGGGTCGTGAACACCGAGGGCATCCGCTCGGCCGTCGCCGACGTCCGGGAGATCGCCCAGGCATGGGAGGAGCTCCGTGGCTGA